A single window of Nicotiana sylvestris chromosome 3, ASM39365v2, whole genome shotgun sequence DNA harbors:
- the LOC138888064 gene encoding uncharacterized protein: MYKFIKATDEKVESQHSAIKNLEIQVSQLATLMSGQIQGALPSNTEKNPKEHLKAISLRSGKSLDDPYADREGKPQEVENVNEGENKIESKFPKEQKNKGKNVQENELITNPHSIPLPFPQKMKREKLDKQFSKFPNILKQLYINIPFTDALTQMPSYAKFLKEILSSKRKLEEVSVVKLTEKCSAILQNKLPQKLGDPGSFTIPCSVGGTYFEKALCDLGASINLMPFSIFRKLELGEMKDTSVSSIS; the protein is encoded by the coding sequence ATGTACAAATTCATTAAGGCTACTGACGAGAAGGTTGAAAGTCAACACTCAGCTATCAAGAATTTGGAAATTCAGGTAAGCCAATTAGCAACCCTTATGTCTGGACAAATTCAAGGTGCTCTACCAAGCAACACtgagaaaaatccaaaagaaCACCTCAAAGCCATCTCTCTACGATCAGGTAAATCTCTTGATGATCCATATGCAGATAGAGAAGGAAAGCCACAAGAAGTGGAAAATGTAAATGAAGGTGAGAATAAAATAGAATCTAAGTttccaaaagaacaaaagaatAAAGGGAAAAATGTACAAGAAAATGAATTAATAACAAATCCTCATTCTATACCTCTCCCTTTTCCCCAAAAGATGAAAAGAGAAAAGCTTGATAAACAGTTTTCAAAGTTTCCAAATATTTTGAAGCAACTTTACATTAACATACCTTTCACAGATGCTTTGACGCAAATGCCTTCATATGCTAAATTTCTCAAAGAAATTttgtcaagtaaaagaaaattggAAGAAGTTTCAGTGGTTAAGCTTACAGAAAAATGTAGtgctatacttcaaaataagctCCCTCAGAAACTTGGTGATCCCGGAAGTTTTACAATTCCTTGTAGCGTGGGAGGTACTTACTTTGAAAAAGCGTTATGTGATTTAGGTGCTTCAATAAATCTAATGCCTTTTTCAATTTTCAGGAAATTAGAACTTGGTGAAATGAAAGATACTAGTGTCTCTTCAATTAGCTGA